TGCTATTAGAAAGAGCCATCCAATAGGCTGGAAACGGGGAAACGTCATGCTTGAACAACAACCAGACGAGGTGGTCGCCGCCACGCTTTGGGAACTGGAGTCCTCAGTGTCCCGTGCGTTAGCCAGAGGGGCTCTCGTCAATTCGACTCGTGCCAATTGCGGTGGCTACGACGTGGCAGCGAAGTGGACCATGTCTACAGCCCGTGGCAATCGGCAGGAATGCACGTTGGCGGTGCATTTCAGTGTGGCTGAGGCCAAGGCGTACTGCCGATTCAATCATCCAAGACGGGAAGAGATCTGTCGGCGAGTGAGCGACTGGCTGTCCGTCCAGTTGGAATTCCAGGGCGGAGAGCAGTGCGCAGACACGGGCTACGACCTGGTGCTCACCGTGCCAAACGGCTTCTTTCTTGATGAGAGAGACGCCATTCGTGTGGGGCGGCAGGACCGAGAACACGATTTTTCGCTTCATCGGGGCGCATCCCTGCCGCCATTGACGTGAGCGGCAGTTCTATCCGCAGGTTCTTGACGTGTGTCTGCCCACCGATCTGCCTTCTAAACGCCGGTTGATTGTGCGCCGTCAAGGCACAGGGGTGCGCAGCAGCTACCTTCGAATAGCGGCCCGAGAGTATGGGCGCGCGGAACTGCGGAGGTCTTATGCGCGAGCGGATCAACGAAGCCGAAAGGACTTGTCTACGTGAACTCCAAGATGCGCTAGCAGAAACGCTGCCTCGTCGGGCCGTCTTGCGGCTTGAAGGCGAGGAACTGGGCGGAATCGATGTACACGCGTGGTGGATCGTAGAAGGCCCGCGAGGCGACAAGCAGGTCAATTCATTTTCATTTCACCTGACGGAGTTGATGTTGCAGGTCTACTTTCACCAGTCCATCGACGCTCGAGCAAGTACCTGCGGGCGATTGAAGGATTGGGCGAACTGGGCGCTCGAGGGCGCGGAAGAGACTGGCGACAACGATATGGGCTTCGATATCTGCGCGCTTGTGCCGGGAGGCATCTTTCGTCCGAGCGTCGATTTACAACGGTCCTGATGGCTCTTTGCGTCAGTATTCACGAGCCAACCCGCAAGCAAACGATCTTAGAAGGCACGATTTTTCTGAACACCTGCCTGTGAGACCGTCGCCAGCCCCTGGATGTCCAATATCTGAATTTCGCGATGATTGACCCGCAAAATACCCTCGCGCGCGAGCGAACTGAAAATTCGACTCACGGTTTCGAGCTGCATGGCTAGGTGCTCGGCAATCTCTTCGCGACTCATGCGCAGAATAATGTGCCGATCGGAAAAGCCCCGCTCTTTCAGACGCTCCGAAAGATCGAGCAAGAAACTGGCGACGCGTTCCTCCGAGCGCATGGATCCGAGACAGAGCATCAGTCGTTGTTTGCGGCCGATGCGCGCGCTGAAGATCTGCGTAACCAGTTTTTGAATCGCACCTTCTTGCTGTGCTAACTCGGCAAGGTGCTTCCACGATACGGCGCACACCTCCGAGTCTTCCAATGCAATCGCGGTTGAGGTTCGGGTATCCGATTCGAAGCCATCCGCGCCGAATATGTCGCCGCTCAGGTAGAACGCGGCAATCATCTCGCGGCCTTCGGCTGTGCCAAGCGTCAGCTTGAACGTACCGTATTTCACCGCGTAGATTTCATCCAGGGGATCGCCGGAGCGGAAGATTGACTCGCCTCTCTTTACCCGGATTTTTCGCTGTGCGATGTCTTCTACCAGCGCGGCTTCACGGGCGTTCAAACCGCGCGAAAGGCAAAGGTGACCGTTCCGACACGTGGTACAGCCTTGATTGGGGGCGCTCTCGGACATGGGGGGCATTTTGGGGGGGAAGACAATGGTGTTATCGGCCGCCGCTCAAAGAACTTCATGTTGCCACGTCAGATATCGGATACATGCCCTTACGCGCGCGCGGTCATTCGCGCCTTTCGGTGTGATCGGTCAGTCGCGGCGCGCAAATTCGTTGCGCAGGTGTGTCGAGATATCGGGGGGAGTTGGCCTACGATTCGCGCGAAAGATCTCTCAGCCCTGCCACGTGGCTCCATGTGCCTGGAAGACAGTGACGTTGTCTATTCGACAGCAGGTGCACTAGTGAACCACCCCCCTTAGGGCAGTAGACTTTTTCTCATGGGATGACTTGAAATCAATGCGGTGAATGTCTTCGCCTGTTCGGGCCGGTAAAGATCCGGCAACGGCAGCGGATCGCATTTGGAAGCGAGCGCGTTTTCCGCTCACCCACCATCTCACAGGAGCAGCTAGTCGGAGAACACGGTGTGGTTCTTGCCGGCGGTCTTCGCACGATACATCGCATTATCTGCGCGACGCATGATGGCAGGAATGTCGAGCGGTTTGCCTCCCGTGCCGGTTGAAAACAGATAGACGCCAATGCTGGCCGACACAGAAACTGGATGTCCATCAACGGTTTGAATCGCATTCAGTACCGACTGGACATCATCTGCAATGGCTTGCGCGTCTGTCTTGCTATCAAGGTCGCGCGCCAGAATCACGAACTCGTCGCCTCCCAAGCGGGAGAGCGTATCGCCCCGACGCATGCGAGCTTGCAAGGCTTGGGCAAAGCGTTGCAGCAGCAAGTCTCCTACTCCGTGCCCATATGCGTCGTTGACTTGTTTGAACCCGTCCAAATCAATGAGCAACAGGGCCGTTCGTTCCGCTTCGCCATCATGACCACACAGTACGCGCGCGATGGTCTTCTCAAGGCTCTTGCGATTGCTCAGTCCAGTCAAAGGGTCGGTAGCGGCTCGCTTCTCGAGCCTGTTGACCAGCACTGTCAAATAGATCGAGGTTGCGGTAACACCAAAGGCGATGCCTAGCGCGGCGGAAAAGTTCTCTTGCCACCACGGCGCCCATCGCATGAGCGCTGCAATGCCAGCAAGCGCGACAGTGCAGGAGAGTGCCAACATGCGTTTGCCATGGCGACATCCTGCGCCTACCAAAAACCAGAAGAAGGCCCAGAGCATGGGCAATGCTATCCGGCCGCCTGCGGCAAGAATCATCACCACCGAAGCCTGGTCCATGACGGTGGTTGTGACTAACCGTGTGCGCGATGGGCCGGACAGTGCATTGACAGCCATATACGTACCGACGCTGAATACGACATAAAAAAGACATGCCAATAGCGTTCGGTGGGCCTCAGGCGTTGGTTGGATGAACGCAACGACTCCATAGGCCAGGAAGGGTAGCGGGCCCAGGTAGATCCGCAACAGCGCTTGCTCATACTCCGGCAGCCTTTCAACGGCGCTCAAACGCCGGGCTCCGCTAACACCAAGTAAATCTGCCCATCTCATATCGACTCGCAAGCCACAACCTTTCTCCTTTTAGTCGAGTGTAGTTGAAGCACAGGCGCTGAAGTTCATCTGCCGACGTAGTGAATTGGTGGGGTTGCGCAGGCGAGCAGACGCGGCATGTTTACCCCGGGGTCCAGCCGCACATGGGATTCCTCAGGAGAGCGAGTTCGTCAGCGATTTCGTCCGATCGGGAGCGCGTCTAGGAGATGCGAGACAGCCCTGAATACGTTCTCGAAGGGCCTTCCGATCATTCAAATCCCGTCCAATTTGAAGCGGCAAGTCCTGTTGTCGGGCGCGCCGCCATTTGTCTCGAAACGGTCAGCGGCGACAGCGTGAACAGTATTCTCCCGGCTCTGCTAGATTTTCGAGCCGTTTGCGAAGTCACGCACGCTGCTTCGAAGGAGAGCGTATTGCGGCGGACTGAAGGTCACCGAAGAGTGAGACGTCAAGACAAAAGCCGGCCATTGGCCGGCTTTTTTTTGCCCGTCGCTTTGCGACCGTCTGAGGACCCACCCGTCAATGTGCGCCGTGCCGATAAAGCATAACGTGGCCGAACGAGTAAACAACCATAACCTTTCCAAATGGCCACTTTATGCTTAACGGCACAGTTTTTGTGCCGTTAGGCATAACTTGGCCGCCGAATAAAGCAAAACGTGGCCGGCACACGGGGGCTTAATCTGGTTCGGCGCTAGGCCATAAAGCATAACTTGGCCGAACGGGACGGAATAAAGCATAACCTGTCCAAACGGATTTCTTCCTCTTGAGGTGCGCGCAATGCGGGTCTCGGGAAGTGGTCGCCATGGAGCCCCCCGAGCTCCTCGTTCGCCACTGGACCGTCTACGCACAGATCATGACGATGCATCCGGCTCCTCGGCGTCGGTGGACGTGCGGATGGGTTACGTGCGTACGACTGAATTTTGGGCCTTAACCCAGGTGCGGCCGACGCTGTATTCCGCTTGGGAACTGTGGGCAAGTCAAGTTTGGTCCACTTTGGCGTTCTCTAATAGAGAACGACGTTCTCTATTAGGCCGCAAGCGTGCAAGGGAACCATGCCGCAGGTCCGTAAACCTGTCCGCATGAGGTTCCGTGGATCGCACCACGGGCTCTGCACTATCGACCCCAACCGGATCTAAAGCTCAGCAGAGGCTTTCTGTCGGCCTTACGCCTGCGCGTGGGAGCGCGTCGGTACGGCAGAATCGCGATTTAAGATTAAATAACATCAGAAATAAAAAAATCGATTCCTGAGCCCCTCGAAAAATCGTTGCGGAGGGGTATTCAGTGACGTTCGCGCCTCCTTATGATCTCCTTAGTTTCAATTTTGCCCGGGCCGGGCGTCCGGTTCGAACTGGTGCCGCTGGCAACCTATGGTCACCGGCCATGATGAGCAAAAAAACAAAAAACGGGAGGGAGAGTTTTATGAAGGTATGGCAAGCCAGCCGCGTGTGGCAATCGAGTCTGAT
This is a stretch of genomic DNA from Ralstonia wenshanensis. It encodes these proteins:
- a CDS encoding Crp/Fnr family transcriptional regulator, translated to MNAREAALVEDIAQRKIRVKRGESIFRSGDPLDEIYAVKYGTFKLTLGTAEGREMIAAFYLSGDIFGADGFESDTRTSTAIALEDSEVCAVSWKHLAELAQQEGAIQKLVTQIFSARIGRKQRLMLCLGSMRSEERVASFLLDLSERLKERGFSDRHIILRMSREEIAEHLAMQLETVSRIFSSLAREGILRVNHREIQILDIQGLATVSQAGVQKNRAF
- a CDS encoding GGDEF domain-containing protein, whose protein sequence is MSAVERLPEYEQALLRIYLGPLPFLAYGVVAFIQPTPEAHRTLLACLFYVVFSVGTYMAVNALSGPSRTRLVTTTVMDQASVVMILAAGGRIALPMLWAFFWFLVGAGCRHGKRMLALSCTVALAGIAALMRWAPWWQENFSAALGIAFGVTATSIYLTVLVNRLEKRAATDPLTGLSNRKSLEKTIARVLCGHDGEAERTALLLIDLDGFKQVNDAYGHGVGDLLLQRFAQALQARMRRGDTLSRLGGDEFVILARDLDSKTDAQAIADDVQSVLNAIQTVDGHPVSVSASIGVYLFSTGTGGKPLDIPAIMRRADNAMYRAKTAGKNHTVFSD